In one window of Nocardiopsis aegyptia DNA:
- a CDS encoding GNAT family N-acetyltransferase, producing the protein MTKPRPSDVGVLGFRYLGAHEVDELADLWGALHEQHTVTAPHLADIISAVSLDESWRRRRAQYMAWLADPDTMAVLAEKEGDLAGYAMVTIRENAQGSWDRGDRVAVVQTFAIDPEYTGTGVGSKLLEEVRRQIASMGIRDIEFSALATSAEDIRFLEQEGFRPFVTTMVCRVDGFGAQD; encoded by the coding sequence ATGACCAAACCGCGACCGTCTGACGTCGGCGTTCTTGGCTTTCGTTACCTGGGCGCGCACGAGGTGGACGAGCTGGCCGACCTCTGGGGCGCGCTCCACGAACAGCACACCGTGACCGCCCCGCACCTCGCGGACATCATCAGCGCCGTCAGTCTGGACGAGTCCTGGCGGCGCCGCCGGGCCCAGTACATGGCCTGGCTGGCCGACCCCGACACCATGGCCGTCCTCGCCGAGAAGGAGGGCGACCTGGCCGGGTACGCGATGGTGACCATCCGCGAGAACGCCCAGGGCAGCTGGGACCGCGGTGACCGCGTCGCCGTCGTGCAGACCTTCGCCATCGACCCGGAGTACACGGGCACCGGCGTGGGCTCCAAGCTCCTGGAGGAGGTGCGGCGCCAGATCGCCTCGATGGGCATCCGCGACATCGAGTTCTCCGCACTGGCCACCAGCGCCGAGGACATCCGCTTCCTCGAGCAGGAGGGCTTCCGGCCCTTCGTGACCACCATGGTCTGCCGCGTGGACGGCTTCGGCGCGCAGGACTGA
- a CDS encoding LysR family transcriptional regulator: MIDVRRLQLLQALDHHHTVAATAEALNVTPSAVSQQLSVLAKEAGVPLVERKGRRFLLTGAARVLLQRAHVIFAEMERATADLAEYADGDRGVIRVGSFSTGISDLIAPALARLRSSHPGWSFEVVQAEPEESTEMVRSGRLDVALTMSTADLPAHGDPDFRTDPVMVELFDAILPYQHPLAAHTSLDLAADLADQDWIMSAPGTAWHSCVTAACNQAGFQPRVVHTVDDFSAVFALVQAGLGVALMPRLAWTGLNTPQIVVRGVRETARRHIVSLCRAGASPEPLLAAVREAASKVPVPSVGPFAIAG, from the coding sequence ATGATCGACGTTCGGCGGTTGCAGCTCCTGCAGGCACTCGACCACCACCACACGGTGGCGGCCACGGCGGAGGCGCTCAACGTCACACCCTCGGCGGTCTCCCAGCAGCTCTCCGTCCTGGCCAAGGAGGCCGGGGTCCCCCTCGTGGAGCGCAAGGGCCGCCGCTTCCTGCTCACCGGGGCCGCCCGGGTCCTGCTCCAGCGGGCACACGTGATCTTCGCGGAGATGGAGCGCGCCACCGCCGACCTCGCCGAGTACGCCGACGGCGACCGCGGCGTCATCCGCGTCGGCTCCTTCTCCACCGGCATCAGCGACCTGATCGCGCCCGCCCTGGCGCGCCTGCGCTCCAGCCACCCGGGGTGGTCGTTCGAGGTCGTGCAGGCCGAGCCCGAGGAGAGCACCGAGATGGTGCGCTCGGGCCGGTTGGACGTCGCCCTGACCATGTCGACCGCCGACCTGCCCGCCCACGGCGACCCGGACTTTCGCACCGACCCGGTGATGGTCGAGCTGTTCGACGCGATCCTGCCCTACCAGCACCCGCTGGCCGCGCACACCTCGCTCGACCTGGCCGCGGACCTGGCCGACCAGGACTGGATCATGTCCGCCCCCGGCACGGCCTGGCACTCCTGCGTGACCGCCGCGTGCAACCAGGCCGGCTTCCAGCCGCGCGTGGTCCACACCGTGGACGACTTCAGCGCCGTCTTCGCGCTCGTCCAGGCGGGGCTGGGCGTGGCGCTCATGCCCCGGCTCGCCTGGACCGGGCTGAACACGCCGCAGATCGTGGTGCGCGGGGTCCGCGAGACCGCGCGCCGCCACATCGTGTCCCTGTGCCGGGCCGGAGCCAGCCCCGAACCGCTGCTCGCCGCCGTGCGCGAGGCCGCGAGCAAGGTGCCCGTCCCCTCCGTGGGACCCTTCGCCATCGCGGGCTGA
- a CDS encoding S8 family serine peptidase, translating to MTLWNRTALAARCATAAALGAACAVLTAVPGPPAVADTAQPSPAASPDGAAEAQALPAIGVARDGECVNASSTVVAEEPWTTPLLGLPRAWELSEGAGVTIAVLSSGIDADTAAVGQALTGSGSDDCRGYGTFLAGLVAARPQDGSGLMGVAPAAQVIDVPVTDDQGAATAGSVADGIDTAVGAGAHVVLVGAAVAGSSRALETAVDAAAEADALVVAPATVAVDGTSFPASPADHPAAVSVAAVGVEGAPVSGSPALDADGAAARVDLTAPGDLVVGVGPRGDGHFVGSGDVVAAGFVAGTAALLRSHDPDLAAADVRARLLATAYHSPHGPGDSMRGSGRVDPVGALTADPAVSSGDASPGTAFVPDPGPGEVSMPATIAVVGGSAALILATVAAGALIPRGRTRAWRAARPGERSALDPSPERRP from the coding sequence ATGACCTTGTGGAACAGGACGGCCCTGGCAGCGCGGTGCGCGACCGCCGCCGCGCTGGGCGCCGCCTGTGCCGTGCTGACGGCCGTCCCCGGCCCGCCCGCTGTGGCGGACACCGCGCAGCCGTCCCCGGCAGCCTCACCGGACGGGGCCGCGGAGGCGCAGGCGCTGCCCGCGATCGGCGTCGCACGCGATGGGGAGTGTGTGAACGCCTCGTCGACGGTGGTGGCGGAGGAGCCGTGGACCACACCGCTGCTCGGCCTGCCCCGCGCCTGGGAGCTCTCAGAGGGGGCCGGCGTCACCATCGCCGTCCTCAGTAGCGGGATCGACGCCGACACCGCCGCGGTCGGCCAGGCGCTGACCGGTTCCGGCAGCGACGACTGCCGGGGGTACGGCACCTTCCTGGCCGGGCTGGTCGCGGCCCGCCCACAGGACGGCAGCGGGCTCATGGGCGTCGCTCCGGCCGCGCAGGTGATCGACGTCCCGGTGACCGACGACCAGGGCGCCGCCACGGCGGGCAGCGTCGCCGACGGCATCGACACAGCGGTCGGGGCAGGAGCGCACGTCGTGCTGGTCGGCGCGGCCGTCGCCGGATCCAGCCGCGCACTGGAGACGGCGGTGGACGCCGCCGCCGAGGCCGACGCGCTCGTCGTCGCGCCCGCGACGGTCGCCGTGGACGGCACGTCCTTCCCCGCCTCACCGGCGGACCATCCGGCGGCGGTCAGCGTGGCCGCCGTCGGAGTGGAGGGCGCCCCGGTCTCCGGGTCCCCGGCACTGGACGCCGACGGCGCGGCGGCACGGGTGGACCTCACCGCCCCCGGCGACCTGGTCGTCGGCGTCGGCCCGAGGGGGGACGGCCACTTCGTGGGCTCCGGGGACGTCGTCGCGGCCGGCTTCGTCGCCGGCACCGCGGCCCTGCTGCGCTCCCACGACCCCGATCTTGCGGCAGCCGATGTCCGCGCGCGCCTGCTCGCCACCGCCTACCACTCGCCCCACGGGCCCGGTGACTCGATGCGCGGCAGCGGGCGTGTGGACCCGGTCGGCGCGCTCACCGCCGACCCCGCCGTGTCCAGCGGGGACGCCTCCCCGGGCACGGCGTTCGTGCCCGACCCGGGGCCGGGCGAGGTGTCCATGCCCGCCACGATCGCGGTGGTGGGCGGCTCGGCGGCACTCATCCTCGCCACCGTCGCCGCCGGCGCGCTGATCCCCCGGGGCCGCACACGCGCCTGGCGGGCCGCCCGCCCGGGAGAGCGCTCGGCCCTGGACCCGTCGCCGGAGCGACGGCCCTGA
- the eccCa gene encoding type VII secretion protein EccCa, whose product MSTILVRRPPRRPGPEMPDGELQLQEPPVLPEEQSTLSAVFNYLPMAMTSMAMVLLFIRPGAQGSAINTYMPYVAGGMMLLGAVAMLVGQYWRARSERKQQLNGDRRDYLRYLAQSRARAREVVTAQRDAMLWRAPVPDALWSLVRTSRLWERRSTHDDFAEVRIAMGEQAMRMRIAPLSTKPVEDLEPLSAHALRRFIRAYATVEDQPVAVYLRGYARISLEGDADAARAMVRAMIGQLAVFHAHDELRIAVCAADDRRAGWDWVKWLPHAMHPTDRDGAGPVRLIADDAAELERVIGPELTDRSRFEPGVSPSREEPFTVIVVDGGQAQPSTRFGSGGYRNAVIVHIDDPLPWDGTPFTLALKVESDVLEVVGLDHSGRRTLTPLGRPDALSPARSRVLARMLAPYRMSMTTEVVEPLVTDFELTSLLGIANLHVHDTEGMWGDARPESRLAVPIGIAENGAPLELDLKESALGGMGPHGMLIGATGSGKSELLRTLVLSLALTHSPETLNFVLVDFKGGATFIGLDRLRHTSALITNLADEVTLVERMQDALHGELIRRQEQLRAAGNFSSIHEYEKARQANPSMEPMPTLFVVVDEFSELLAAHRDFMELFVMIGRLGRSLGVHLLLASQRLDEGRIHQLESHLSYRIALRTFSAIESRSVLGVPDAHRLPPAPGNGFLATGTDTLTRFKAAYVSGPYRVRRRDGPQAAAAAEIVPFLSNHVAGRAPSPEPEPVAEAEEDEDTESLLDVALECLHNVGPPARRVWLPPLGVPPTLDELLTMIGRPLPDSGPAWSSEPVLEVPLGVIDRPFEQLRLPLKAELLGAGGNIGIAGGPQSGKSTMLVTLVCALALTNTPDQVQFYGLDFGGGALQALTGLPHVGSVVGRTETDRINRTVSEMTEVLAHREQFFAEHGIDSMATYRRRRAAGEFADERYGDVFLVIDGWSTIRQDFMDLVTPLTQIAQRGLSYGVHLVVASPRWADIHSGTRDLLGTRFELRLGDAVDSTVNMRKAQTVPRIAGRGLTLDQYHFLTGLPRADGVGDPVSLSVGVTELIARVAGAWSGPGAPPVRTLPVRLTAAELPTAELTEFGGLRVPLGLEGRGMRPFWHDFSATPHLLVVGDTETGKTTLLRHITNAIREHYDVASARVVLVDLRRQLFDAVPKEQQLGYAVSSESMREMMGAAAHAMKARLPGPEITPDRLRRRDWWTGPELFIVIDDYDLVSGPSGGSLLAPIVEMLPQAADIGMHLIVARAAGGFGRATADPAIRSLIDSNTPSIMLSSPPSEGVLFGNVRARRMQPGRAVWISRRDPIPVQLAIAEVMEDEG is encoded by the coding sequence TTGAGCACCATCCTCGTCCGCCGGCCGCCCCGCCGCCCCGGGCCGGAGATGCCCGACGGGGAACTACAGCTCCAGGAGCCGCCCGTGCTCCCGGAGGAGCAGTCGACGCTGTCGGCGGTGTTCAACTACCTCCCGATGGCGATGACCTCGATGGCGATGGTCCTGCTGTTCATCCGGCCGGGCGCCCAGGGCAGCGCGATCAACACCTACATGCCCTACGTCGCCGGCGGGATGATGCTGCTCGGCGCCGTCGCCATGCTGGTGGGCCAGTACTGGCGTGCCCGCAGCGAGCGCAAGCAGCAGCTCAACGGCGATCGCCGCGACTACCTGCGCTACCTCGCCCAGAGCCGGGCCAGGGCGCGCGAGGTCGTCACCGCCCAGCGCGACGCCATGCTGTGGCGGGCCCCCGTCCCCGACGCCCTGTGGTCGCTGGTGCGGACCTCCCGGCTGTGGGAGCGCCGCTCCACCCACGACGACTTCGCCGAGGTCCGGATCGCCATGGGCGAGCAGGCGATGCGCATGCGCATCGCCCCGCTGTCCACCAAGCCGGTCGAGGACCTCGAACCGCTCAGCGCGCACGCGCTGCGCCGCTTCATCCGCGCCTACGCCACCGTCGAGGACCAACCCGTCGCCGTCTACCTGCGCGGATACGCCCGCATTTCCCTGGAGGGCGACGCCGACGCCGCGCGCGCCATGGTGCGCGCGATGATCGGCCAGCTCGCCGTCTTCCACGCGCACGACGAGCTGCGTATCGCCGTGTGCGCCGCCGACGACCGCCGCGCCGGCTGGGACTGGGTGAAGTGGCTGCCCCACGCGATGCACCCCACCGACCGCGACGGCGCGGGCCCGGTTCGGCTGATCGCCGACGACGCCGCCGAACTGGAGCGCGTCATCGGCCCCGAGCTGACCGACCGCTCCCGCTTCGAGCCCGGCGTATCACCCTCCCGCGAAGAGCCCTTCACCGTCATCGTGGTCGACGGCGGCCAGGCACAGCCCTCCACCCGGTTCGGCTCCGGCGGCTACCGCAACGCCGTCATCGTGCACATCGACGACCCGCTGCCCTGGGACGGCACTCCCTTCACCCTGGCGCTGAAGGTGGAGTCCGACGTACTGGAGGTGGTCGGCCTGGACCACAGCGGACGGCGCACCCTCACCCCGCTGGGCCGGCCCGACGCGCTGAGCCCCGCCCGCTCCCGCGTGCTGGCCCGGATGCTGGCCCCCTACCGGATGAGCATGACCACCGAGGTGGTCGAGCCACTGGTCACAGACTTCGAGCTGACCTCCCTGCTGGGCATCGCCAACCTGCACGTCCACGACACCGAGGGGATGTGGGGCGACGCGCGACCGGAGTCACGGCTGGCCGTCCCCATCGGTATCGCGGAGAACGGCGCCCCCCTCGAACTCGACCTCAAGGAGTCCGCGCTGGGCGGGATGGGCCCGCACGGCATGCTCATCGGCGCCACGGGCTCCGGCAAGAGCGAGCTACTGCGCACACTGGTGCTGTCTTTGGCGCTCACCCACTCCCCCGAGACCCTGAACTTCGTCCTCGTCGACTTCAAGGGCGGCGCGACCTTCATCGGCCTGGACAGACTGCGCCACACCTCGGCGCTGATCACCAACCTCGCCGACGAGGTCACCCTCGTCGAGCGCATGCAGGACGCGCTGCACGGCGAGCTGATCCGCCGCCAGGAGCAGCTGCGCGCCGCCGGCAACTTCAGCTCCATCCACGAGTACGAGAAGGCTCGCCAGGCCAATCCGTCGATGGAACCGATGCCCACGCTGTTCGTCGTGGTCGACGAGTTCAGCGAACTGCTGGCCGCACACCGCGACTTCATGGAGCTGTTCGTGATGATCGGACGCCTGGGACGCAGCCTGGGAGTGCACCTGCTGCTGGCCTCCCAGCGCCTGGACGAGGGACGGATCCACCAGTTGGAGAGCCACCTGTCCTACCGGATCGCGCTGCGCACCTTCTCCGCGATCGAGAGCCGCAGCGTCCTGGGCGTTCCCGACGCCCACCGGCTCCCCCCGGCCCCCGGCAACGGGTTCCTCGCGACCGGCACCGACACGCTGACCCGGTTCAAGGCCGCCTACGTCTCCGGCCCCTACCGGGTACGCAGGCGCGACGGGCCCCAGGCCGCCGCGGCGGCCGAGATCGTCCCCTTCCTGTCGAACCACGTCGCCGGCCGCGCCCCCTCCCCCGAGCCCGAACCCGTCGCCGAGGCGGAGGAGGACGAGGACACCGAGAGCCTGCTCGACGTCGCCCTGGAGTGCCTGCACAACGTGGGCCCCCCGGCGCGGCGGGTCTGGCTGCCGCCGCTCGGAGTCCCGCCCACGCTGGACGAACTGCTCACCATGATCGGCCGCCCACTCCCCGACAGCGGCCCGGCGTGGTCGTCCGAGCCGGTGCTGGAGGTCCCGCTCGGCGTCATCGACCGGCCCTTCGAGCAGCTGCGCCTGCCGCTCAAGGCCGAACTACTCGGCGCGGGCGGCAACATCGGCATCGCCGGCGGCCCCCAGAGCGGCAAGAGCACCATGCTGGTCACCCTGGTCTGCGCCCTGGCGCTCACCAACACCCCAGACCAGGTGCAGTTCTACGGGCTCGACTTCGGCGGCGGCGCCCTCCAGGCGCTGACCGGCCTGCCCCACGTGGGCAGCGTGGTCGGGCGGACGGAGACCGACCGCATCAACCGGACCGTGTCGGAGATGACGGAGGTCCTCGCCCACCGCGAGCAGTTCTTCGCCGAGCACGGCATCGACTCGATGGCCACCTACCGGCGGCGCCGCGCCGCCGGGGAGTTCGCCGACGAACGCTACGGCGACGTGTTCCTGGTGATCGACGGCTGGTCCACGATCCGCCAGGACTTCATGGACCTGGTCACCCCGCTGACCCAGATCGCCCAGCGCGGGCTGAGCTACGGCGTGCACCTGGTCGTCGCCTCGCCCCGTTGGGCCGACATCCACTCCGGGACGCGCGACCTGCTGGGCACCCGCTTCGAACTGCGGCTGGGCGACGCCGTCGACTCCACGGTCAACATGCGCAAGGCCCAGACCGTACCGCGGATCGCGGGGCGGGGCCTGACCCTCGACCAGTACCACTTCCTGACCGGCCTTCCGCGCGCCGACGGCGTCGGGGACCCGGTCTCGCTCTCGGTGGGCGTCACCGAGCTGATCGCCCGGGTGGCCGGGGCCTGGAGCGGCCCCGGCGCGCCGCCCGTACGCACCCTGCCGGTCCGTCTGACGGCCGCCGAACTGCCGACGGCCGAACTCACCGAGTTCGGCGGGCTGCGGGTCCCTCTCGGCCTGGAGGGGCGCGGCATGCGCCCGTTCTGGCACGACTTCTCCGCCACCCCGCACCTGCTGGTCGTCGGCGACACCGAGACCGGCAAGACCACGCTTCTGCGCCACATCACCAACGCCATCCGCGAGCACTACGACGTCGCGAGCGCGCGGGTGGTGCTGGTGGACCTGCGCCGCCAGCTCTTCGACGCGGTCCCCAAGGAGCAGCAGCTCGGCTACGCGGTGTCGTCGGAGAGCATGCGCGAGATGATGGGCGCCGCCGCGCACGCCATGAAGGCGCGGTTGCCGGGCCCGGAGATCACCCCCGACCGGCTGCGCCGACGCGACTGGTGGACCGGCCCGGAGCTGTTCATCGTCATCGACGACTACGACCTGGTCTCCGGCCCCAGTGGAGGAAGCCTGCTCGCGCCGATCGTCGAGATGCTCCCGCAGGCCGCCGACATCGGCATGCACCTCATCGTGGCGCGGGCCGCGGGCGGTTTCGGCCGCGCCACCGCCGACCCCGCGATCCGTTCTCTCATCGACAGCAACACGCCCAGCATCATGCTGTCGAGTCCGCCGTCGGAGGGCGTGCTCTTCGGCAACGTGCGCGCCCGGCGCATGCAGCCGGGCCGGGCCGTGTGGATCTCCCGCCGCGATCCGATCCCGGTCCAGCTCGCCATCGCCGAGGTCATGGAGGACGAGGGCTGA
- the eccD gene encoding type VII secretion integral membrane protein EccD, with the protein MSDSSAPDLCRLAVRAPDRTFEIAVPSDVPLAELLPTIVLYAEGDSGEDLDEGGLEHDGWVLQQLGSPALEEDGTVQTLGLFDGETLYLRPRRDQLPPIHFDDLIDGVATGMAERRDAWRPTYTRRLLHGLGLFTLFTGFVILAMSGLNGLTALLAAGAAVILLLGAAAASRAMGDLAAATGLAAAAVLYMGLAGAAIPTGDPGVPLLGARVLSACMAGAGATVLGLAAVAGSVPFFAGLIVFEVFGVASAAALMLAPGLTMTGIAGGAAALAILLGTFAPALGFRISGLRLPPLPSNTQQLQDAIDPHPARDVLDRTALADGYQGAVLAATGVVQAVCLFILALGSGWLPVTLGLVVAVILLLQSRGLASARHKLYLTVPAGTGIALVVVAAVADTTLLWRLLALLGVLAVAAALTVLAWAVPGKRGLPHWGRAAEIIQLLAAIAMVCLVLGNFGLFGLLRGIGG; encoded by the coding sequence ATGAGCGACTCCAGCGCCCCCGACCTGTGCCGGCTGGCCGTCCGCGCGCCAGACCGCACCTTCGAGATCGCGGTCCCCAGCGACGTGCCGCTGGCCGAGCTACTGCCCACGATCGTCCTCTACGCCGAGGGCGACAGCGGCGAGGACCTCGACGAGGGCGGCCTCGAACACGACGGCTGGGTCCTCCAACAGCTCGGTTCGCCGGCCCTGGAGGAGGACGGCACCGTGCAGACCCTGGGCCTCTTCGACGGCGAGACCCTCTACCTGCGTCCGCGCCGCGACCAGCTCCCGCCCATCCACTTCGACGACCTCATCGACGGCGTGGCCACCGGCATGGCCGAGCGCCGCGACGCCTGGCGCCCCACCTACACCCGCCGCCTGCTGCACGGGCTGGGCCTGTTCACCCTGTTCACCGGGTTCGTCATCCTGGCGATGAGCGGCCTGAACGGGCTCACCGCCCTGCTCGCGGCCGGTGCCGCCGTCATCCTGCTCCTGGGCGCGGCCGCCGCCTCCCGGGCGATGGGCGACCTCGCCGCCGCCACCGGCCTGGCCGCCGCCGCCGTGCTCTACATGGGCCTGGCCGGGGCCGCCATCCCCACCGGCGACCCCGGGGTGCCCCTCCTGGGAGCCCGCGTCCTCTCGGCCTGCATGGCCGGCGCGGGCGCCACCGTCCTGGGCCTGGCGGCCGTCGCCGGATCCGTCCCCTTCTTCGCCGGGCTGATCGTCTTCGAGGTCTTCGGGGTGGCCTCGGCGGCGGCGCTGATGCTGGCGCCCGGCCTCACCATGACCGGCATCGCCGGGGGCGCCGCGGCCCTGGCGATCCTGCTGGGCACCTTCGCGCCCGCCCTCGGCTTCCGCATCTCCGGGCTTCGGCTTCCCCCGCTGCCCTCCAACACCCAGCAGCTCCAGGACGCCATCGACCCCCACCCCGCGCGCGACGTCCTGGACCGCACCGCGCTGGCCGACGGCTACCAGGGGGCCGTGCTCGCCGCCACCGGCGTGGTCCAGGCCGTGTGCCTGTTCATCCTCGCTCTGGGCTCCGGTTGGCTCCCGGTCACCCTCGGCCTGGTGGTGGCCGTCATCCTGCTGCTCCAGAGCCGCGGCCTGGCCAGCGCCCGGCACAAGCTCTACCTGACCGTGCCCGCCGGCACGGGGATCGCCCTCGTCGTCGTCGCCGCCGTCGCCGACACCACCCTGCTGTGGCGCCTGCTGGCCCTGCTCGGCGTCCTCGCCGTCGCCGCGGCCCTGACCGTGCTGGCGTGGGCGGTCCCGGGTAAGCGCGGCCTGCCCCACTGGGGCCGCGCCGCCGAGATCATCCAGCTTCTCGCGGCCATCGCCATGGTCTGCCTGGTGCTGGGCAACTTCGGCCTGTTCGGCCTGCTCCGCGGGATCGGGGGCTGA
- the eccB gene encoding type VII secretion protein EccB, translated as MQTRRDQVVAHSFMVGRLSTAMLEADPDAMDAPMQRTRRGAFIGLAIGALLCVGFLVWGLLFPGGNTSWRTEGSLVLERESGATYLYSDGVLRPVANYASARLVQGEQITVRSVSAESLAGVPKGGPVGIPGAPDSLPDAETMASALWRVCAVPPAEEDGGPRTALSIDATSVADSLPAEGAVLVQGPDDDYHLLWNDARLAVDGENGALEALGYGTSPALRVSRAFLDAVPVGGALTAPEVPGGAGAQGRDIAGAQRTTGQVFVVRGDGEADQYYLLGDEGLAPVSTTGARLALADPRITDEAYGNAAAEPVEVNANDVRRNLADGATAPDEAIPATPPDLMSTDGAAPCLRVSGDEESRLVLRPLEAVNAWPVQGRPDTAHGCPTADLIGIPAGTGALARAEPTGGSVAESTYYLVTDAAAKYPLPDAEAAAQLGYAAEAAVPVPTSLLRLLPTGPLLSPETAAQPVPATAVPPAAGGCGEEGD; from the coding sequence GTGCAGACGCGACGCGACCAGGTCGTGGCCCACTCCTTCATGGTGGGCCGCCTGAGCACGGCCATGCTGGAGGCCGACCCCGACGCCATGGACGCCCCGATGCAGCGCACCCGGCGCGGTGCGTTCATCGGGCTGGCCATCGGAGCCCTGCTGTGCGTGGGGTTCCTGGTCTGGGGACTGCTCTTCCCCGGCGGCAACACCTCCTGGCGCACCGAGGGCTCCCTCGTCCTGGAGCGCGAGAGCGGCGCCACCTACCTCTACTCCGACGGCGTGCTGCGTCCCGTGGCCAACTACGCCTCGGCCCGGCTGGTCCAGGGCGAGCAGATCACCGTCCGCTCCGTGAGCGCCGAGTCGCTGGCGGGCGTCCCCAAGGGCGGCCCCGTCGGCATCCCCGGAGCCCCCGACTCCCTGCCCGACGCCGAGACCATGGCCTCGGCCCTGTGGCGGGTGTGCGCCGTGCCCCCGGCGGAGGAGGACGGCGGTCCGCGCACCGCCCTGTCCATCGACGCCACATCGGTCGCAGACTCCCTGCCCGCGGAAGGCGCGGTCCTGGTCCAGGGCCCCGACGACGACTACCACCTGCTGTGGAACGACGCCCGGCTGGCCGTCGACGGGGAGAACGGCGCTCTTGAGGCGCTCGGCTACGGCACCAGCCCCGCCCTACGGGTGAGCCGGGCCTTCCTCGACGCGGTCCCGGTGGGCGGCGCCCTCACCGCCCCCGAGGTTCCCGGCGGCGCCGGTGCGCAGGGTCGGGACATCGCCGGTGCGCAGCGCACCACCGGCCAGGTCTTCGTGGTGCGCGGCGACGGCGAAGCAGACCAGTACTACCTGCTGGGGGATGAGGGCCTGGCCCCCGTCAGCACCACCGGGGCGCGGCTGGCGCTCGCCGACCCCCGTATCACCGACGAAGCCTACGGCAACGCCGCCGCCGAGCCCGTCGAGGTGAACGCGAACGACGTCCGGCGCAACCTCGCCGACGGCGCGACCGCCCCCGACGAAGCGATTCCGGCGACACCGCCCGACCTGATGTCCACCGACGGAGCCGCCCCGTGCCTGCGCGTCTCCGGCGACGAGGAGTCACGGCTCGTCCTGCGACCGCTGGAGGCCGTCAACGCCTGGCCGGTGCAGGGCCGGCCCGACACCGCCCACGGCTGCCCCACCGCCGACCTCATCGGCATCCCCGCCGGGACCGGCGCACTCGCCCGCGCCGAGCCGACCGGGGGATCGGTCGCCGAGAGCACCTACTACCTGGTGACCGACGCGGCCGCCAAGTACCCGCTGCCGGACGCCGAGGCCGCCGCACAGCTCGGCTACGCGGCCGAGGCGGCCGTACCCGTACCGACCTCCCTGCTCCGCCTGCTGCCCACGGGGCCGCTGCTGTCGCCCGAGACCGCCGCCCAGCCGGTCCCGGCCACGGCGGTCCCACCCGCCGCCGGCGGGTGCGGCGAGGAGGGCGACTGA
- a CDS encoding WXG100 family type VII secretion target, whose translation MSDFSVRYSGMDDSAFDLRARTQDIRNSLDELATKMATVRGELDGATAENYDASMAQWRLNVQDMEILLAKAEQALTMIRNNYQNTDNKLSLEWVSQNM comes from the coding sequence ATGAGCGACTTCTCCGTCCGCTACTCGGGCATGGACGACTCCGCGTTCGACCTGCGCGCGCGTACCCAGGACATCCGCAACTCCCTGGACGAGCTGGCCACGAAGATGGCGACGGTCCGCGGTGAACTCGACGGTGCCACGGCCGAGAACTACGACGCCAGCATGGCGCAGTGGCGGCTCAACGTGCAGGACATGGAGATCCTGCTCGCCAAGGCCGAGCAGGCCCTGACCATGATTCGCAACAATTACCAGAACACCGACAACAAGCTGTCCCTCGAATGGGTCTCGCAGAACATGTAG